One Candidatus Poribacteria bacterium genomic window, GCTCCCGAGCCTGTCAAGGGCAAGACGCCGGAGGCTCCATCGCCCGCGCCATCGCCCGCGCCATCGAAGGCTCCGCCGTCGGCGCCTGCCACGGAACCGACCCCGACGACCCGAGAGACGGGACTGAAGCCCCCTATCCGGACGATCGAGCTGCCCCGCCGCGAGATCGTCCGCGCGGCGCCGCGTCGCGACGACGCCAAGCCTGAGTACGCTGTCCGCCGCCCGTCGACGTCTTCGGCGGCTCCTCCCACGACCACGCAGCCTCGGTACGAGGCAGCGCCGAGAACCAGCAAGCCAGTCTCGCAGACGGAGAAGCGCGCGCCCAAATACACCGCGCGTCCGGCGGGATCGGCGCCCGCCGAGCCCGTGGCGCGACGAAGCGATGGACCCACGGAACGACGCGTCGCCTATTCGAGCCGCGACGAGTCGAGTAGCACGACGCGCTCGTACCATTCGGCGTCATCGACAGCCGCTGCGAGCCGGAGCTCCGAATCGTCGGGGTTCTCGCGTCAGCGGACCAGCCGAGAGGGCGCTCCAGCCCGCGACGGCGAAACGCGGCGGCCTCGTCCCGTTGGAGGAGGCAGGGGATTTCCGCCCAAGCCCGGTCGTCCCGGCGAAGCCCCGGCAGAAGGATTCGGGCGGCCGCAGCCGAAGCGACTGCAGACCCGCGACCGAGACAAGGAACGCGAGCGCGAACGCGAGCGCGAACGCGAGCGCGAACGCGACATGATCGCGCGACAGCGTCCCAAGGAGGACGCTGCCGACGGGCTGGTTCTTCCGACACGCGACGACATCCCGGAGATCATGGAGGGGAGCACCGTCGGCGAGATGGCGCGCGCCCTCGAGGTGCGTCCCGGCGTGTTGATCGCCGAGCTGTTCCGCATGGGCATCGTCGCAACGATCAACCAGGCGCTCGACATGGACACGCTGCGCAAGCTGGAGGACCCGCTGCAGTTCCTGGCGGCGAAGCGCCCCAGCCTCGAAGAGCAGCTCATGCAGAGCGTCGAGGAGATCCGCGACGATCCCGAGGACCTCGTGCCACGCGCTCCGGTCGTCACGATCATGGGACACGTCGATCACGGAAAGACGTCGCTGCTCGACGCCGTGCGGGAATCGAACGTCGCCGAACGCGAAGCCGGAAACATCACGCAGCACATCGGCGCCTACGACGTGCGCCTGCCCAACGGTCGCGTCGTGTTCCTCGATACGCCGGGTCACGAGGCGTTCACGGCGATGCGCGCGCGCGGCGCTCAAGTGACGGACGTCGTCGTGCTGGTCGTGGCGGCGGACGACGGCGTAATGCCGCAGACGGTCGAGGCTCTGAACCATGCGCGAGCAGCCGGCGTGCCAGTCGTCGTCGCGATCAACAAGATCGACGTTCCCAACGCGAACATCGACCGTGTCAAGGACCAGCTCGGAAGACTCGAGCTGGTGCCAGAAGAATGGGGCGGCTCGACGGTGTTCTGCGAGCTGTCGGCGAAGCAGCGCACCGGCGTCACGGAACTGCTGGAATACCTGTCGCTGGAGACGGAGCTCCTCGAGCTCCGCGCGAATCCGAGGCGTCCGGCGATCGGGGCGGTCGTCGAAGCGCAGCTCGACAAGGGACGCGGGCCCGTGGCGACCGTTTTGGTTCAGAACGGGACCCTGCGCGTCGGCGACTACTTCGCGGCGGGAACCTGCGATGGGCGCGTCCGGGCGCTGATCGATGACTTGGGTCAGCGGGTCGAGGAAGCGGGTCCGTCGACGCCGGTCGAAGTGCTGGGCTTCAACAGCGTGCCGACTGCAGGCGACCGGTTCGTGGTCCTGAGCGAGGAGGACGCGCGAGCCCTCGTGGCATCGCGGCAGCAGATCGTCCGCGACGAGAAGATGATCCAGCGCCGCCGCGTCTCGCTGGAAGACCTGCACGCCCAGATCGCCCAGGGCGAGGTCAAGGAGCTGAACCTCATCCTCAAGACGGACGTGGAGGGCTCCATCGAGGCGATCTTGCAGGCGTTGTCTCGCCTAGACACACAGGAAGTCAAGCTGAACGTGATCCATCAGGGCGTCGGAGGCATCACCGAAACCGACGTGATGCTGGCAACGGCGTCGGACGCGATCATCATCGGCTTCAACGTGCGACCGACGACCCGCGCGGAACGGATCGCCCGGCAGGAGGAGATCGACGTCCGCGCCTACGACGTCATCTACAACGTCGTGACCGACATCCGGGCTGCCCTGGAGGGCATGCTGGAACCCGAAGTGCAGGAGCAGGTCCTCGGACGCGCGACGGTGCGCGAGCTGTTCCGCGTGCCTCGCATCGGGACGGTCGCCGGCAGTTACGTGAACAACGGACGGATCGTGCGCGGCATGAATCTGCGGGTCGTCCGCGACAACCGCCTCATCCACGAGGGCAAGGTGGACTCCATCCGCCGGTTCAAGGAAGACGTCACCGAAGTGACGGCTGGGTACGAGTGCGGCATCGGTCTCCTGTCGTTCAGCGACCTGAAGGTCGATGACGTCCTCGAGTGCTACACGCACGAGGAAGTGACGCGAACACTGGGCGGAACCCCGTCTCAGGAGCGCGCCGGGAACCGCACTGCGTAACGGCGCGGCGGCGGAGAGGGCGCGCCGATGCACGTGGGCGTCTGCACGATTGCCTTCGAGGTGCACGCGAGCGACTCGCTGAAGGCGAAGCGGCAGGTCGTTCGGAGCATCAAGGATCGCGTGCGCCACCGGTTCAACGTGTCCATCGCGGAAGTAGGCGACCTGGACAGCCACACCGACGCGGAGTTGGGCATCGCCTACGTCTCCAATGACGTGCGCCACCTCAACAGCGTGATGGACAAGATCGTGAACTACATCGAAGACGAGTTCCCGATCTCCGTGAGCGGCGTCGATATGGAACTCCTGTAGCGGGAGGCGAAGCGATGCGCGAGCGCGGTTCCTCGATGCGCGTCGAACGGATCGCCGAGTTGCTCAAGCGGGAGCTCGCGGA contains:
- a CDS encoding DUF503 domain-containing protein; translated protein: MHVGVCTIAFEVHASDSLKAKRQVVRSIKDRVRHRFNVSIAEVGDLDSHTDAELGIAYVSNDVRHLNSVMDKIVNYIEDEFPISVSGVDMELL
- the infB gene encoding translation initiation factor IF-2, whose translation is MSSPTHPPYDKPVRVYELAKHLDVPNKELIERLKEMGFEVKTHSSTITPEEANRACQEIAGQGAPAPEPVKGKTPEAPSPAPSPAPSKAPPSAPATEPTPTTRETGLKPPIRTIELPRREIVRAAPRRDDAKPEYAVRRPSTSSAAPPTTTQPRYEAAPRTSKPVSQTEKRAPKYTARPAGSAPAEPVARRSDGPTERRVAYSSRDESSSTTRSYHSASSTAAASRSSESSGFSRQRTSREGAPARDGETRRPRPVGGGRGFPPKPGRPGEAPAEGFGRPQPKRLQTRDRDKERERERERERERERDMIARQRPKEDAADGLVLPTRDDIPEIMEGSTVGEMARALEVRPGVLIAELFRMGIVATINQALDMDTLRKLEDPLQFLAAKRPSLEEQLMQSVEEIRDDPEDLVPRAPVVTIMGHVDHGKTSLLDAVRESNVAEREAGNITQHIGAYDVRLPNGRVVFLDTPGHEAFTAMRARGAQVTDVVVLVVAADDGVMPQTVEALNHARAAGVPVVVAINKIDVPNANIDRVKDQLGRLELVPEEWGGSTVFCELSAKQRTGVTELLEYLSLETELLELRANPRRPAIGAVVEAQLDKGRGPVATVLVQNGTLRVGDYFAAGTCDGRVRALIDDLGQRVEEAGPSTPVEVLGFNSVPTAGDRFVVLSEEDARALVASRQQIVRDEKMIQRRRVSLEDLHAQIAQGEVKELNLILKTDVEGSIEAILQALSRLDTQEVKLNVIHQGVGGITETDVMLATASDAIIIGFNVRPTTRAERIARQEEIDVRAYDVIYNVVTDIRAALEGMLEPEVQEQVLGRATVRELFRVPRIGTVAGSYVNNGRIVRGMNLRVVRDNRLIHEGKVDSIRRFKEDVTEVTAGYECGIGLLSFSDLKVDDVLECYTHEEVTRTLGGTPSQERAGNRTA